ACAGACAAGCGCAGTCCCGAAGAACGCGCTCAGGAAGACCCAATTCAAGATCGTTCGATTGATCGATTGCATGGCTCGGATCCCTTCTGCCGCAGACAGCAACGCCAAGGCACGCATCACTGAAACCGAAAAGACAAAAAACAATCCCGACATCAGGCCGCAGCCCGCGATGGCAATGACCATGATCGGTTCAAGAAACGAAAATGTCGACATGCGGGAGCCTGGGGTTCGAGTCTCAAAAAACAATATCGCGATTATCCGTCGCGACTCTCGTACGGGGATAGTTTAGTTTCCAGGTCGGTGATGCGGTTTTGCAATCGCTCGATCACCGGAGACACGTCGCGTTGAGGAAACCTTGGATGATTGTGTTGCGGACAGTTCATGTCCTTCATCTCGGCGGAGAACTGAAGCCTCCACTCGATTTGAACGCTGCAACCGGCGCCGCCGAGAGAATCGAATCAACCTCTGCTGTCCGGCGGCAAGTTCATCTACAATCCCAGACCTGACGCTCTACACTTCCACGGACAACTCCCATGCGATGCAACCGATGGCTCCAACGCAAAGTGCTCTCCAAGACGGAAGGAAGTCGCGATGTCCGCGGATAGTTCGCAAACCGACGCACCGCTCGACGAAGGCCAGCCGCCCGATGAAGCCAAGCGGCCGATGCGTTTCGGCAAGGTAGCGATGACGTTTTTTGTCTGCCTGGGTCTGCTAGCGGGTGTCGGGACGTTTACGTTTGGATACGGCAAAGGGGCCAGCTATCTGAGCAACAATCCGGAAACCTGCATCAATTGTCACGTGATGCAGGACCACATGGATTCCTGGCAACAGAGCAGCCATCATCACGTCGCCGTTTGCAACGACTGTCACTTGCCCCACGACTTCGTTGGCAAATGGGTCACCAAAGCCGACAATGGCTTCTTCCATTCGCTCGCCTTCACGATGGGAGGCTACAAAGATCCGATCCAGATCAAGCCGCGAAACAAACGCGTCACGCAGAGCACTTGCATATCGTGTCACAAGGATTTTGTTCATCCTCTGCTGCCAGCGACCGCCGGGCACGACATGTTATCGTGCGCCCATTGCCACGCCGATGTCGGCCATGCCGGTCGTTAGATCGATCGGCTGGCACCGAGCCGATTGACTCTCGATCCCGCGACGCCCGATCCGACACGTCGGCTTTACTCGCCACACAAACTTCCACTTCGATTCGCCTTCAACCGATCGCCACTCATGACAACTTCAGACAACCGATCACGCAGCCTTGGCTGGTTGGCATTGCTAACCGGCACCGTCGCCGCAACCACTTTTGGTGTCGTCGCGATTCTGGTGAACATCTTCGAACGCAAGCAGGAAGCGCGGACGCCGTTTGTCCGCGTCGTGGAGGTCGATGAGGTCAGCACCGATCCCAAACCGTGGGGACTGAATTTCCCGCAGCAATACGAAGACTATCT
Above is a genomic segment from Rosistilla ulvae containing:
- the nrfH gene encoding cytochrome c nitrite reductase small subunit produces the protein MRFGKVAMTFFVCLGLLAGVGTFTFGYGKGASYLSNNPETCINCHVMQDHMDSWQQSSHHHVAVCNDCHLPHDFVGKWVTKADNGFFHSLAFTMGGYKDPIQIKPRNKRVTQSTCISCHKDFVHPLLPATAGHDMLSCAHCHADVGHAGR